A single genomic interval of Arthrobacter globiformis harbors:
- a CDS encoding 3-deoxy-7-phosphoheptulonate synthase, giving the protein MSATVTEPQQSPASSTSKRQITSNLRVSEITALPTPQEMIAELPLDAKAADVVERGRDEVRAIMDGVDDRLLVIVGPCSIHDPKAGLEYARRLVSQAEKHKEDLLIVLRAYFEKPRTTVGWKGLINDPHLDGSHDIAGGLRAARSFLQQVTALGLPTATEFLEPISPQYMADLISWGAIGARTTESQIHRQLASGLSMPIGFKNGTDGDLQVAVDACGAAAAAQAFLGIDGDGRAALVSTAGNPDTHVILRGGRKGPNYSAADVEAASAKLAAKNLNPRLIVDASHANSGKSHHRQAEVALEIGAQLEDAGTAAGAIAGVMLESFLVGGAQNLDVAEHAAGRSDLAYGQSVTDACMEWDVTASVLEQLAASSRKRRAFTMAT; this is encoded by the coding sequence TTGAGCGCAACAGTCACCGAACCCCAGCAGTCGCCCGCATCGTCGACGTCGAAACGCCAGATCACGTCGAACCTGAGGGTCAGCGAGATCACCGCCCTGCCCACGCCTCAGGAAATGATCGCGGAACTGCCGCTGGACGCGAAGGCGGCCGACGTCGTCGAGCGCGGCCGCGACGAAGTCCGCGCCATCATGGACGGCGTGGACGACCGCCTGCTGGTGATCGTGGGGCCGTGCTCCATCCACGACCCCAAGGCCGGACTGGAATACGCCCGCAGGCTGGTGAGCCAGGCCGAGAAGCACAAGGAAGACCTGCTCATCGTCCTGCGCGCCTACTTCGAAAAGCCGCGCACCACCGTCGGCTGGAAGGGCCTCATTAACGATCCGCACCTGGACGGCAGCCACGACATCGCCGGCGGCCTGCGCGCGGCCCGCAGCTTCCTGCAGCAGGTCACCGCCCTGGGTCTCCCCACCGCCACCGAGTTCCTCGAGCCCATCAGCCCGCAGTACATGGCCGACCTCATTTCCTGGGGCGCCATCGGCGCGCGGACCACGGAAAGCCAGATCCACCGGCAGCTCGCCTCCGGCCTCTCCATGCCCATCGGCTTCAAGAACGGGACCGACGGCGACCTCCAGGTTGCGGTCGACGCCTGCGGCGCTGCCGCCGCAGCCCAGGCTTTCCTCGGGATCGACGGCGACGGCCGGGCCGCCCTGGTGTCCACCGCCGGCAACCCCGACACCCATGTGATCCTCCGCGGCGGCCGGAAGGGCCCCAACTACTCCGCCGCCGACGTCGAAGCGGCCTCCGCCAAGCTCGCCGCCAAGAACCTCAACCCGCGGCTGATCGTGGACGCCAGCCACGCCAACAGCGGCAAGAGCCACCACCGCCAGGCCGAGGTGGCGCTCGAGATCGGCGCCCAGCTCGAGGACGCGGGAACGGCCGCCGGGGCCATTGCCGGCGTCATGCTGGAGAGCTTCCTCGTAGGCGGTGCACAGAACCTCGATGTGGCCGAACACGCTGCCGGACGCTCGGACCTGGCCTACGGCCAGAGCGTCACGGACGCCTGCATGGAGTGGGATGTGACGGCCTCCGTCCTCGAACAGCTGGCCGCATCGTCCCGGAAGCGCCGGGCTTTCACAATGGCCACGTGA
- a CDS encoding MFS transporter, translating into MTNTPEIGGWKATVAVSMSNYIEAGSIIALATSLTLWQEYFGFSNLVVGLIAALSANAFGAAVGALIGGPLGDRYGRKFIYTYDLILYMIGTALVIFAVAPWMLIVGVILTGIAVGAGVPVAWTYIAEEAPSEQRARHVGTAQFAWSLAPALVFLLATVVVPLGLLGSRLVFAHLFVIAFVTWWIRRRLSESHTWKKSNEARLLEEASGVKRRNYRELLTNATNLKALLFLVGVYALWNLVAGQMGIFMPRVYESSGVESSAEQNLLQVLLWTLTVLATYFGFMKYGDRIDRRLLYGIGAVLGLAAWVLLVFVHVTMPVLILFAALWGLSAGIGAQAFYALWAAEMFATRYRASAQGVLFFVARIVVGLLSYWFPTLLAEQGVPFVGLIMIGALVAAMVIGIIWAPDTRGKSLEQIEQERYGEPAKQRVEQTTA; encoded by the coding sequence ATGACCAACACCCCAGAGATAGGCGGCTGGAAGGCCACTGTCGCGGTATCCATGTCCAACTACATCGAAGCCGGATCCATTATTGCCTTGGCGACAAGCCTCACGCTGTGGCAGGAGTATTTCGGATTCAGCAACCTTGTTGTTGGGCTTATTGCCGCCCTGAGCGCCAATGCGTTCGGTGCTGCAGTCGGCGCGCTGATCGGCGGCCCACTCGGCGACCGCTACGGCCGCAAGTTCATCTACACCTACGACCTGATCCTGTACATGATCGGCACAGCCCTGGTGATTTTTGCCGTGGCCCCCTGGATGCTCATCGTTGGCGTGATCCTCACAGGGATCGCAGTCGGAGCCGGCGTGCCCGTCGCCTGGACCTACATCGCGGAAGAGGCGCCCTCTGAACAGCGGGCCCGGCACGTGGGTACCGCGCAGTTTGCGTGGTCGCTCGCTCCGGCCCTGGTGTTCCTCCTTGCTACCGTCGTCGTTCCGCTGGGGTTGCTGGGTAGCCGTCTGGTCTTCGCCCACCTCTTCGTCATTGCATTCGTCACTTGGTGGATCCGCCGCCGACTTTCCGAATCCCACACCTGGAAGAAGTCGAACGAAGCGCGTCTGCTGGAGGAGGCATCCGGCGTCAAGCGCCGCAACTACCGCGAATTGCTGACGAACGCCACCAACCTGAAGGCCCTTCTTTTCCTCGTGGGCGTTTATGCCCTCTGGAACCTGGTTGCCGGCCAGATGGGCATATTCATGCCGCGCGTCTACGAGTCGTCCGGGGTTGAATCGTCCGCTGAGCAGAATCTGCTGCAGGTGTTGCTGTGGACGCTTACGGTCCTAGCGACGTATTTCGGCTTTATGAAGTACGGCGACCGCATTGACCGCCGCCTGCTATACGGGATCGGCGCCGTGCTGGGCCTTGCCGCCTGGGTCCTGCTGGTCTTTGTCCACGTCACAATGCCGGTATTGATACTCTTCGCGGCACTGTGGGGTCTTTCGGCCGGCATCGGAGCCCAGGCCTTCTACGCTCTGTGGGCAGCCGAAATGTTTGCGACCCGCTACCGGGCCAGCGCGCAGGGCGTGCTCTTTTTCGTCGCCCGCATCGTTGTCGGCCTGCTGAGCTACTGGTTCCCGACGCTGCTGGCCGAGCAAGGTGTCCCCTTTGTTGGCCTCATCATGATCGGGGCGTTGGTGGCCGCCATGGTCATCGGGATTATCTGGGCACCGGACACCCGGGGCAAGAGTTTGGAACAGATCGAGCAGGAACGCTACGGCGAGCCTGCCAAGCAGCGGGTGGAACAAACCACGGCGTAG
- a CDS encoding rhamnulokinase — MPTASVDGGLFAAVDIGASSGRVILGRIGTGADAADGGPARATLDVVHRFPNAVMQSDGGLRWDFDALFAEVLTGLAAAGKAAAEQGETIMSIGIDTWAVDYGLVNKAGELTAQPYSYRDERSRAAVARVHGKLDPARLYATTGLQFLQFNTLYQLATEPDLDGLQALLIPDLIAFRLTGQRRTEATNASTTGLFDALAGEWASELFGSMGLPKDLFPPLIQPGETLGTLLTGIAERTGLPAATKVVAVGSHDTASAVAAVPAEQENFAYISSGTWSLVGLELNSPVLTEASRAANFTNERGVDGTTRYLRNVGGLWLLSECQRAWAEGGYRPAIGDLLDAAAALPPSGPRINPDDPAFIAPDNMPDRIRAAARNTGAVLPDDPAAIVRCILDSLAAGYARTIADAERLAGVGVDVVHIVGGGSQNALLCQLTAQATGKPVIAGPVEATALGNVLIQARAAGVATGGLPQLRRIVGAGTSLRRYEPLDLTLNSSTN; from the coding sequence GTGCCAACTGCCAGTGTCGACGGCGGCCTGTTCGCGGCCGTCGACATCGGCGCCTCCTCCGGGCGGGTCATCCTGGGACGCATCGGCACTGGAGCAGACGCCGCCGACGGCGGTCCGGCGCGGGCCACGCTCGACGTCGTGCACCGTTTCCCCAACGCCGTGATGCAGTCCGACGGTGGCCTCCGCTGGGACTTCGACGCCCTCTTCGCCGAGGTGCTCACCGGCCTCGCTGCCGCCGGCAAGGCTGCAGCGGAGCAGGGGGAAACGATCATGAGCATCGGCATCGACACCTGGGCGGTGGACTACGGCCTGGTCAACAAGGCCGGCGAGCTCACCGCGCAGCCGTACAGCTACCGGGACGAGCGCAGCCGCGCCGCCGTCGCCCGGGTGCACGGCAAACTGGACCCGGCACGGCTCTATGCCACCACGGGGCTGCAGTTCCTGCAGTTCAACACGCTCTACCAGCTCGCCACCGAACCGGACCTGGACGGGCTGCAGGCGCTGCTGATCCCTGACCTGATCGCATTCCGGCTCACCGGGCAGCGCCGCACCGAGGCCACCAACGCCTCCACCACCGGGCTGTTCGACGCCCTAGCGGGGGAGTGGGCCAGCGAGCTGTTTGGATCCATGGGCCTGCCCAAGGATCTGTTCCCGCCGCTGATCCAGCCGGGCGAAACGTTGGGAACGCTGCTGACCGGAATCGCCGAACGGACCGGGCTGCCAGCGGCAACGAAGGTGGTGGCCGTCGGCTCGCACGACACCGCCTCGGCCGTCGCCGCTGTTCCCGCGGAGCAGGAGAACTTCGCCTACATCTCCTCAGGGACATGGTCCCTCGTGGGGCTGGAGCTGAACAGCCCGGTGCTCACCGAAGCCAGCCGCGCGGCGAACTTCACCAACGAGCGCGGCGTGGACGGCACCACCCGGTACCTGCGCAACGTCGGCGGGCTGTGGCTGCTCAGCGAATGCCAGCGCGCCTGGGCGGAGGGCGGCTACCGGCCCGCGATCGGGGATCTCCTCGACGCGGCCGCGGCGCTCCCGCCCAGCGGGCCGCGGATCAACCCCGACGATCCCGCCTTCATCGCCCCGGACAACATGCCGGACCGCATCCGCGCCGCAGCGCGCAACACCGGCGCCGTCCTTCCCGACGACCCGGCAGCGATCGTCCGCTGCATCCTGGACAGCCTCGCCGCAGGCTACGCCCGCACCATCGCCGACGCCGAACGCCTCGCCGGTGTTGGGGTCGACGTGGTGCACATCGTCGGCGGCGGCTCGCAGAACGCGCTGCTCTGCCAGCTCACCGCCCAAGCAACCGGCAAACCCGTCATCGCCGGCCCAGTTGAGGCGACAGCCCTCGGCAACGTGCTCATCCAAGCGCGGGCAGCAGGCGTGGCCACCGGCGGTTTGCCGCAGCTTCGCAGGATCGTCGGCGCCGGAACCAGCCTGCGCCGCTACGAGCCTCTCGACCTCACCTTGAACTCCTCCACGAACTGA
- a CDS encoding bifunctional aldolase/short-chain dehydrogenase: MNMQNTATNKTVQDLIARSNRLGADKRNTNFAGGNTSAKGAEKDPVTGEDVQLLWVKGSGGDLGTLQPQNLAVLRLDRLQALKNVYPGVEREDEMVAAFDYCLHGKGGAAPSIDTAMHGLVDAAHVDHLHPDSGIAIATAADGEALTAKIFGDKVVWVPWRRPGFQLGLDIAAIKDANPQAIGTILGGHGITAWGETSEEAEANSLWIIEQAEQYIAQNGKAEPFGPKLPGYAPLADAERRAKAAALAPVIRGLASADKPQVGHFSDDAAVLEFLEAAEHSRLGALGTSCPDHFLRTKVKPLVLDLPADASIEDSVARLKELHAAYREDYQAYYDRHADQDSPALRGADPAIVLVPGVGMFSYGKDKQTARVAGEFYLNAINVMRGAEAISTYAPIDEAEKFRIEYWALEEAKLARMPKPKSHATRIALVTGAASGIGKAIATRLAAEGACVVIADLNLGNAQAVAAELGGPDVAVGVQADVTNEAQVAAAIDEAVLAFGGVDLVVNNAGLSISKPLLETTEKDWDLQHNVMAKGSFLVAKAAAKVMIEQGLGGDIIYISSKNSVFAGPNNIAYSATKADQAHQVRLLAAELGEYGIRVNGINPDGVVRGSGIFAGGWGAKRAAVYGVDEEKLGEYYAQRTLLKREVLPEHVANAAAVLTSNELSHTTGLHIPVDAGVAAAFLR; this comes from the coding sequence ATGAACATGCAGAACACAGCAACCAACAAGACGGTCCAGGACCTTATCGCCCGTTCCAACCGCCTGGGCGCGGACAAGCGGAACACGAACTTCGCCGGCGGCAACACCTCCGCGAAGGGCGCCGAAAAGGATCCTGTCACCGGGGAGGACGTCCAGCTCCTCTGGGTGAAGGGCTCCGGCGGGGACCTCGGCACGCTGCAGCCGCAGAACCTCGCGGTGTTGCGCCTGGACCGGTTGCAGGCGCTGAAGAACGTCTACCCCGGCGTGGAGCGCGAGGACGAGATGGTCGCGGCCTTCGATTACTGCCTGCATGGCAAGGGCGGCGCCGCACCGTCCATCGACACCGCCATGCACGGGCTCGTGGACGCCGCACATGTGGACCACCTGCACCCCGACTCGGGCATCGCCATCGCCACTGCCGCCGACGGTGAAGCGCTGACCGCGAAGATCTTCGGCGACAAGGTGGTTTGGGTGCCCTGGCGCCGGCCGGGTTTCCAGCTGGGACTGGACATCGCCGCGATCAAGGACGCCAACCCGCAGGCCATCGGTACCATCCTGGGCGGGCACGGCATCACCGCCTGGGGCGAGACCAGCGAGGAAGCCGAAGCCAACTCGCTCTGGATCATCGAACAGGCCGAGCAGTACATCGCCCAAAACGGCAAGGCCGAACCCTTCGGCCCGAAACTGCCCGGTTATGCCCCGCTGGCCGACGCCGAACGGCGCGCGAAGGCCGCCGCGCTGGCTCCGGTGATCCGCGGCCTGGCCTCGGCCGACAAGCCGCAGGTTGGCCACTTCAGCGACGATGCCGCCGTGCTGGAGTTCCTCGAGGCCGCCGAGCACTCCCGCCTGGGCGCGCTGGGCACCTCCTGCCCGGACCACTTCCTGCGCACCAAGGTCAAGCCCCTGGTCCTGGACCTGCCCGCGGACGCCTCCATCGAGGACTCCGTGGCCCGGCTCAAGGAACTGCACGCCGCCTACCGTGAGGACTACCAGGCCTACTACGACCGCCACGCGGACCAGGACAGCCCGGCCCTGCGCGGTGCGGACCCCGCGATCGTGCTGGTCCCGGGTGTGGGGATGTTCTCCTACGGCAAGGACAAGCAGACCGCCCGCGTCGCCGGGGAGTTCTACCTGAACGCGATCAACGTGATGCGCGGCGCCGAGGCGATCTCCACCTACGCCCCGATCGACGAAGCCGAGAAATTCCGGATCGAGTACTGGGCCCTGGAGGAAGCCAAGCTGGCCCGGATGCCCAAGCCCAAGTCCCACGCGACCCGCATCGCCCTGGTGACCGGCGCGGCGTCGGGCATCGGCAAGGCCATCGCCACCCGCCTCGCCGCGGAGGGCGCCTGCGTGGTCATCGCGGACCTGAACCTCGGTAACGCGCAGGCCGTCGCGGCCGAACTCGGCGGACCGGACGTCGCCGTCGGCGTCCAGGCAGACGTCACCAACGAGGCCCAGGTGGCCGCCGCCATCGATGAAGCGGTGCTGGCCTTCGGCGGCGTGGACCTGGTGGTTAACAACGCCGGCCTGTCCATCTCCAAGCCGCTGCTGGAAACCACCGAGAAGGACTGGGACCTGCAGCACAACGTCATGGCCAAGGGCTCGTTCCTGGTGGCCAAGGCTGCCGCGAAGGTCATGATCGAGCAGGGCCTGGGCGGGGACATCATCTACATCTCCTCCAAGAACTCAGTGTTCGCCGGCCCGAACAACATCGCCTACTCCGCCACCAAAGCCGACCAGGCCCACCAGGTCCGCCTGCTCGCCGCGGAACTGGGCGAGTACGGCATCCGCGTCAACGGCATCAACCCCGACGGCGTGGTCCGCGGCTCCGGGATCTTCGCCGGCGGCTGGGGCGCCAAACGCGCCGCCGTCTATGGCGTGGACGAGGAAAAGCTGGGCGAGTACTACGCCCAGCGCACCCTGCTCAAGCGCGAGGTCCTGCCCGAGCACGTCGCCAACGCCGCGGCCGTGCTCACCAGCAACGAACTCTCGCACACCACCGGCCTGCACATCCCCGTGGACGCCGGCGTCGCGGCCGCCTTCCTGCGTTGA
- the rhaI gene encoding L-rhamnose isomerase has protein sequence MNNTASALGRLSELAIEVPSWAYGNSGTRFKVFGTPGTPRTVQEKLADAAKVHHLTGLAPTVALHIPWDKVDDYAALKEYAAGLGVGLGTINSNTFQDDEYKFGSLTSSDDAVRRRAIDHHFECIDIMHATGSRDLKIWLADGTNYPGQDDMRGRQDRLAESLQEIYARLGEDQRLVLEYKFFEPAFYHTDVPDWGTSYAQTLALGEKAFVCLDTGHHAPGTNIEFIVMQLLRLGKLGSFDFNSRFYADDDLIVGAADPFQLFRIMYEVIRGGGFGKDSGVALMLDQCHNLEEKIPGQIRSVLNVQEMTARALLIDSEALTEAQRSGDVLAANAVFNDAFYTDVRPVLAEWRESRGLPADPLAAYKASGYQKKINEDRVGGQQSGWGA, from the coding sequence ATGAACAACACAGCATCGGCACTGGGCCGGCTTTCGGAGCTTGCGATCGAGGTCCCATCGTGGGCCTACGGCAACTCGGGCACGAGGTTCAAGGTGTTCGGCACGCCCGGTACCCCGCGCACCGTCCAGGAGAAACTGGCGGACGCCGCCAAAGTCCACCACCTCACCGGCCTGGCGCCCACCGTGGCGCTGCACATCCCGTGGGACAAGGTGGACGACTATGCCGCCCTGAAGGAGTACGCGGCCGGCCTCGGTGTGGGGCTGGGCACGATCAACTCGAACACATTCCAGGACGACGAGTACAAGTTCGGCTCGCTGACGTCATCGGACGACGCCGTCCGGCGCCGCGCGATCGACCATCACTTCGAGTGCATCGACATCATGCATGCCACCGGGTCCCGGGACCTGAAGATCTGGCTCGCGGACGGCACCAACTACCCCGGCCAGGATGACATGCGCGGCCGGCAGGACCGCCTGGCAGAGTCCCTGCAGGAGATCTATGCCCGCCTGGGCGAGGACCAGCGCCTGGTGCTGGAGTACAAATTCTTCGAGCCGGCTTTCTACCACACGGACGTTCCGGACTGGGGCACCTCATACGCGCAGACCCTGGCGCTGGGCGAGAAGGCCTTTGTCTGCCTGGACACCGGCCACCACGCCCCCGGCACCAACATCGAGTTCATCGTCATGCAGTTGCTGCGCCTGGGCAAGCTGGGCTCGTTCGACTTCAACTCGCGCTTTTACGCCGACGACGACCTGATCGTGGGCGCGGCGGACCCGTTCCAGCTGTTCCGGATCATGTACGAGGTGATCCGCGGCGGCGGCTTCGGCAAGGACTCCGGGGTTGCGCTCATGCTGGACCAGTGCCACAACCTGGAGGAGAAGATCCCGGGCCAGATCCGCTCGGTCCTGAACGTCCAGGAGATGACCGCCCGGGCCCTGCTCATCGACTCCGAGGCATTGACCGAAGCGCAGCGCTCCGGCGACGTCCTGGCCGCGAACGCCGTGTTCAACGACGCCTTCTACACCGACGTCCGGCCCGTCCTGGCCGAGTGGCGTGAATCCCGCGGGCTGCCCGCGGACCCGCTGGCTGCCTACAAGGCCAGCGGCTACCAGAAGAAAATCAACGAGGACCGCGTGGGCGGCCAGCAATCAGGATGGGGCGCATAA
- a CDS encoding L-rhamnose mutarotase: protein MRVCFRSSVQPELLAEYRRRHAAVWPEMLAALREAGWNNYSLFLDNDGLLIGYLECDDFDAVRARMALTDVNDRWQAEMATLFRDSDVPPDEGFRVVDEVFNLDEQLAAATGSNADAAAKH from the coding sequence ATGAGGGTTTGCTTCCGATCCTCCGTCCAGCCGGAGCTGCTGGCGGAATACCGCCGGCGCCACGCTGCAGTCTGGCCGGAGATGCTGGCTGCCCTCAGGGAGGCAGGCTGGAATAACTACTCGCTGTTCCTGGACAACGACGGGCTGCTGATCGGTTACCTCGAATGCGACGACTTCGACGCGGTGCGGGCCCGGATGGCCCTCACGGACGTCAACGACCGCTGGCAAGCGGAGATGGCCACGCTCTTCCGGGACAGTGATGTTCCGCCCGACGAGGGCTTCCGGGTCGTCGACGAGGTGTTCAACCTCGACGAGCAGTTGGCCGCCGCCACCGGCAGCAACGCTGACGCCGCCGCCAAACACTAA
- a CDS encoding LacI family DNA-binding transcriptional regulator, protein MSRAASIKDVANHAQVAVGTVSNVLNNPDRVSKRTKDRVLKAIDELGFVRNDAARQLRAGHSRTIGVVVLDVGNPFFTSLVRAAEDAAAVNGSAVLLGDSGHDANRESHYIDLFQEQRVQGLLISPVGDVADRLDALRQRGVPTVLVDRLADEDRFSSVSVDDDAGGYLAARHLLDLGRRKLAFVGGPLSIRQVSDRLLGARRAVAEVDGAALEVLDSDGQSVLAGRGVGNRLVGRGAGDMPDGIFCANDLLALGVMQSLTMMNGVRIPEDVALIGYDDIDFAVSAVVPLSSIRQPTDAIGRTAIELLTEELDAQHPRHRAVVFTPELVVRHSTAGAEAPH, encoded by the coding sequence ATGTCGCGGGCAGCCAGCATCAAGGACGTCGCCAACCACGCTCAGGTTGCGGTGGGAACGGTTTCCAACGTCCTCAACAACCCGGACCGCGTCTCCAAGCGCACAAAGGACAGGGTACTGAAGGCCATCGACGAGCTCGGCTTCGTCCGCAACGACGCCGCCCGGCAACTGCGCGCCGGGCACAGCCGGACCATCGGCGTCGTGGTCCTGGACGTCGGCAACCCGTTCTTCACCTCGCTGGTCCGTGCCGCCGAGGATGCGGCGGCAGTGAACGGCAGCGCCGTGCTGCTGGGCGACAGCGGCCACGACGCGAACCGGGAATCGCACTACATCGACCTCTTCCAGGAACAGCGGGTCCAGGGCCTGCTCATCTCCCCGGTGGGCGACGTGGCCGACCGCTTGGATGCGCTCCGGCAGCGCGGCGTCCCCACGGTCCTGGTGGACCGGCTGGCTGACGAGGACCGCTTCAGCTCCGTGTCGGTGGATGACGACGCCGGGGGCTACCTTGCAGCCCGGCACCTCCTCGATCTCGGGCGCAGGAAGCTGGCCTTCGTGGGTGGGCCGCTGTCCATCCGCCAGGTGTCCGACCGCCTTCTCGGCGCCCGCCGCGCCGTGGCCGAGGTGGACGGGGCAGCGCTGGAGGTACTCGATTCCGACGGCCAGTCCGTGCTTGCCGGACGCGGCGTGGGCAACAGGCTCGTGGGCCGGGGCGCCGGGGACATGCCGGACGGCATCTTTTGCGCCAACGACCTGCTGGCGCTCGGAGTGATGCAGTCGCTGACCATGATGAACGGCGTGCGCATTCCGGAAGATGTGGCCCTGATCGGCTATGACGACATCGATTTCGCCGTGTCCGCCGTCGTACCGCTCTCCTCCATCCGCCAGCCCACCGACGCAATCGGCAGGACCGCCATTGAACTCCTGACGGAGGAACTGGACGCGCAGCACCCGCGGCACAGGGCCGTCGTCTTCACGCCCGAGCTGGTGGTCAGGCACAGCACCGCGGGCGCCGAAGCGCCCCACTGA
- a CDS encoding rhamnogalacturonan acetylesterase: protein MKILLAGDSTVATCPSYEYPMSGWGAHLAPQVYSWGAVHNFAKGGATTESFREEGLWYELLHQAVSGDVVLIQFGHNDQKRRHLAARGGYEENLRRMVLDVRAKGATPVLCTSVERRHFSDGRLEETLGEYPAVVRELGAELGLDVVDLHAWTRALYAELGEEGSKELFFHFGPGEHAHWAGGLLDDTHFHERGARRIAAFVAARLEVLGFKPEADLLGVF, encoded by the coding sequence ATGAAGATTTTGCTGGCCGGAGATTCGACCGTGGCCACCTGCCCGAGCTACGAGTATCCGATGAGTGGCTGGGGCGCCCACCTCGCGCCCCAGGTCTACTCGTGGGGTGCCGTGCACAACTTCGCCAAGGGCGGGGCAACTACCGAGTCCTTCCGGGAGGAGGGGCTCTGGTACGAACTCTTGCACCAGGCGGTCAGCGGCGACGTGGTGCTCATCCAGTTCGGCCACAACGACCAGAAGCGCCGCCACCTGGCCGCCCGGGGAGGCTATGAAGAAAATCTCCGCCGGATGGTGCTGGACGTCCGGGCCAAGGGTGCCACCCCCGTCCTCTGCACTTCGGTGGAGCGGCGTCACTTCAGCGATGGCCGCCTCGAGGAGACGCTGGGGGAGTACCCCGCGGTAGTCCGCGAACTGGGCGCCGAGCTGGGCCTCGACGTGGTGGACCTGCACGCCTGGACCCGGGCCCTGTACGCCGAGCTTGGCGAGGAGGGGTCCAAGGAGCTGTTCTTCCATTTTGGCCCCGGCGAACACGCGCACTGGGCCGGCGGCCTGCTGGACGACACCCACTTCCACGAGCGGGGAGCCCGGCGGATCGCCGCGTTCGTGGCCGCCCGCCTGGAAGTGCTGGGCTTCAAGCCGGAAGCCGACCTGCTGGGTGTCTTCTGA